The DNA segment ACTGTCTGTGTGTAATGTCTGTTACAGTGTACAGTATCTGTGTAACCTGCCTGTCTGTTACAGTACAGTATCTGTGTAATCTGTCTGTTACAGTGTACATTATCTGTGTAACCTGCATATTTGTGTTACAGTGTACAATATTCTGTGTAATCTACCTATCTGTCTGTTAGGCAGGTTTCACAGATACTGTACACTATCTCTCTGTTACAGTGTACAGTATCTGTGTAATCTGCCTGTCTGTTATCTgtgtaaataggaaaggtttggtgggatatgggccaggagcaggcaggtttgACTGGCTCAGTTTGGGATAGTGTTCAGTATggcctggttggaccgaagggtcagtttgtgtgctgtctgactctgccTGAGTTGGAGTAGAGGGGAGGGAAACGTTTCTATAGCCTGCAGCCATGAGTCCGTTTGGTCTGCAGCcttctgtctgtctccctctctctcactttgtctgtctccctctctctcactttgtctgtctccctctctctcactttgtctgtctgtcgctttctctctgtctcgctctctgtctcgctctctctggctctctctctcactctctcaattGTGAGCGACTCAACAGAAACAATCATGGGGCTGTCaaaggtcaggcaccatccaagggcACAGTGAGGAGTGTGTTGTATATGTCAACAAGTCTGGGCTTCAGAGAGTGTATTCCCAGTTTCGTCTGCGTAACACCCAGGGGCTAATTTCACTGTCACTTCCAATGTGTAGATATACAGCCTTCGATAAGGGGACCCAATCAACACACAGCAATCCAGATTGGGTTTCATCAAAGCACTATACAATGAAAAGCGTTGTACTCTATTTCTgtactccaatccccttgcaataaaggcggCATGAGTAAAGAGTTTTTGAAGAACAAGAGGcgacctaattgaaacataatACAAAAATCctaaagaactgcgggtgctgtaaatcggaaaggcaaatggaaattgctggaaaagctcagcaggtctgacagcagctgtggagagaaatccgagttaatgtttcgcCTTGGGGGATGGAAGAAGGCTCTGAGGATGTGTCCCTGGAGCTGAAACGGTAACTcggtttctctgcacagatgctgccagacggaCAGGCAGATTACACAGATACTGTACACTGTAACAGACAGGCAGATTACACAGATACTGTGCACTGTAACAGACAGGCAGATTACACAGAACTGTGCACTGTAACAGACAGGCAGATTACACAGATACTGTGCACTGTAACAGACAGGCAGGTTACACAGATACAGATTCTCAGGGGACTCGAGAGGGTGGGTTTGGGAAGGCTGTTTCCCCCTTGTGGAAGAATTGTGGACCAGTGGGCATCtcctcagagtaaggggtcaaaACATCGAAGACAGAGGTGTGGAGTTTTCTACCCCTTAGTGTATTGAATCTGCTCTACCGCATGGGGCTAGCGAAGTTGGGTCATTCAGTATAcccaaggctgagagagagatttttaatcgggagaaaatgaggactgccgatgctggagatcagattcaagagggcggtgctggaaaagcgcagcaggtcagggcagcatccgaggagcaggggaatcgacattttgggcataagcccttgctcATTTTTAATCGGtcaatggaatcaagggttacggggaaaaggcagggaaaatggagttgaggattacagccattggatggtggaacagactcaatgggctgaatggcctacttgtgctccAATGCCTTCAGCATGGTGGCCCAGGGGAGGTGTACAGCCCGGGTCTGTGAAGTTTGGAATCCATGGTGTGCTGGCCTTGTGTTGTTGATTGTCTCCATTCGGGCCCACAATGTGGTTTTATTTGATCAGGTCCTGTTTTGATTGCAGGATGCACTGAAGGAATTCTTGGGTAAACTGGAGGAGAATGAGAGAAGATTAACCGAGgttcaacagaaacagaaacgCAACATCTCCGGAGTGCAAGTAAGTGTGGCAGATGTTATCGCTCCCCCTTGGCCCTGAGGGATTTGTCCCCAGTGTTATAAAACCAGGGTCCTCTCTGTCCCTTCCAGGAGACGTTTGTGACTGAGTTAAAGCACATTAAGCAGTGCTTCGCTGAGATGGGCCAGTTCATGGAGAGAAAGGAGCGAGGTTTGGTGGAAAAACTGGAGGCCAGGTCAGAAACCATGGCGAAGGACATGGAAGCGAGACTGGGTGAGATCCAGGAAGCATTGTCATCTGTGACAGCAGATATTGTAAAGAGAAAAGAAGAGATGGTGGAGGAGGATGATGTGAAATTCCTGCAGGTATAGGATGGGGGAATAGTATTTCAATTGCAGACTTTTGATATGATAGCCATGTGGTGAGAATGGGACTCATGATACAGACTGGCGTGTGTGTGGTAATGGTCCAGACTggcatatgtgtttgtgtgttaaTGTTACAGACTGGCACGTGCTCATGCGTTAATGTTACAGACTGATGTGTGTGTATGTCAATGTTACAGACTggcatgtgtgtgtatctgtgtgtgcgtgtgtgttaaTGTTACACACTGGTGCGTGTGTTAATGTTACAGAGTAGTGCGTGGTCGTGTGTGCGTGTTGATGTTACAAGctggtgtgtgagtgagtgttaaTGTTACAGACTGGCATGTTTGTGTGTTATTGTtacagatgtgtgtgtgtgtgtgtgcttgtgttaacattacatgcacacacacacttcagTCTGTATCAAGTATTTGGTTAAAGTTCAGATTAATTGCTTGCAAACCGCCCACATGTTGTTGAGGTTGTCTCGCAAAGGGACTGTGGTGTCCAGACTGAGTATTTCGGAAAATGTCAAGCCTTTAGTTTATTCTTTCAAGGGAAGTGGACATCACTAGCGAGGTGAGCATTCGTTGCCCATTGCTTAAATAATATGGGTTTGAATAATCGTATTCTCTATTTTTGCAGGGATTGAGCAGTCTAAAGCTAAGGTATGTACTTTATTACTGCAAGGACATCCAAAGAGATTAAATAATGGACAGCCCTTTTGCTTCAGAAATGTTGACATGTTTTCCTATCTGCAGGGGTCTGGAAGACTATAAGGCACTTGAAGATACATCTGAAGACCCCTCGCTGGAAATATTGAAAGGCCCTTTGCAGTACAGTGTGTGGCAGGATCTGGGGAAAGTCATCAAACCAGGTAAATTGTTTGAAGAATTAGCATTTGTACGAATGACCTGACAGTGTCCCTTTTATAGTCTCTCCACATTGACCTGTTCAGGGCTGCTCAGCAACTCAAGTTTCAGTAAAATCTCCTCTTGGACCTCAAAGTTCCAGTGGGTGTAAGCCCGGCCAGTTCATTGCCTCTGTTAAACCTCTCGGACGTGCCTCCAATGGAATGGTGTAGCTCGTCCTTGAGTGAGGGGATACGGCAGGACTGGGTCAGCTCTACCAGTCCCATAAGAACTTGGCTGCTTCAAACTTtggtccttgattttttttttatattctccccgtgtctgcgtgggtttcctcccgggtgctccggtttcctcccacagttcaaagatgtgcagggtcagggtgGATAGGCCcttgggcagcacgatggctcagtggttagcactgctgcctcacagctccaaggttcgattccagcctcgcgggactgtctgtgtggagtttgcacgttctccccgtgtctgtgtggagtttgcacgttctccccgtgtctgtgtggagtttgcacgttctccccgtgtctgtgtgggtttcctctgggtgctccggtttcctcccacagtccaaagatgtgcaggtcagggtgaattggccatgctaaattccccgtagtgttaggtgcaatagtcagagggaagtgggtctgggtgggctactcttcggagggtcggtttggacggttaggccgaagggcctgtttccacgctggggggaatctaatcttgacttggcggctcagtggttagcactgctgcctcccggcaccagggacccgagttcaattccagcctcgggcgactgtctgtgtggagtttgcacattctccccgtgtctgtgtgcgtttcctccggatgctctggtttcttcccacagtccaaagatgtgcaggtcagggtgaataggccgtgggaaattgcccatggtgcccagggatgtataggttaggttgattggcctgctaagttgcccgtagtgtgcaggctagctgagctagccatgggaaatgcggggttacagggacagggcgGGGTTGCGTGGGATGCTCTGCGGAGGTTCGgcgcagacctgatgggccaaatggcctcttcccgcACTGGGcgggactctatgattccactTTCCAGCGTTTTGagtcccttgttagtcaaggaccgATTGACCCCCATCTCCACTTATCTtattccagaacctcaacctcccACTGCCAGCAGGGGGGAAAAACCCTCTCCTCACGAGAGGTATCGACAGGGTTAAAAGTAGTTGCCttttggggaatttcaagacgaggggacaCATTTCAAGGTCAGAGGGGAgcgattttaaaaaagacacgaggggcaaatgttttacacagagggtggttcacgtgtggaatgaccgtcctgaggaagtggtggaagcgggTACAGTCCCaaaccatttaaaagacatttgggtaagtacaggaataggaaagatgGAGGGATTAGggcaaggagcaggcaggtggaactggtttagtttggatcgtggtcggtatggactggttggactccatctccatctccaaccTAAATGGGAGAGCCCTAAGGGGGAGCCATCCTCTCAACTCTCCACAGAGTCCTGTATGCTTTGGTAAGGTCAACTCTCGGCCTAAGCTCTGATGGTTTCTCGAgcagctcccccccaccccaccacgaGGTGAATGGGTCGGAAACATGGCGCCTGTGACCCCCTGCCTGGAAGATCCAGGCCGGCAGTCTGAGGGTAGGAGTGGGGTGCTGGAGGGGATCCTCTGGGGGCACTACTTGGCTGCAGTTGTTACCCCGGGGCAGGGTGGGGGTTGGCTCCTCCCGTTGACCATTTGTAAACGCTGCCGTCGTTTTGGCCTCACCCCGGGGATTATGGGAAGTGGGCCCAGGGAGAGTGGAGTGGCTGTTTTCCCAGCGACCCCGTTCGGAGGTGGCATCGCGAGGCCTCCTATctctgaggaaggggcactgcTGGCGGAATCCTGAGGCGttacagtggcacggtggctcagtggttagcactgtggcctcacagcaccagggaccccggttcgatcccaccctcgggcgactgtctgtgtggagttcgtacATTCTCTCCGAGTgctcgagtttcctcccacagtccaaagatgtgcacgttggGGTGGATTCACTGTACTAAAtggccaatagtgttcagggaagtgtaggctGAATGGGttcgccacaggaaatgcagtgtGACGGGGGTGGGTCTgcgtggggtgctctttggagggttgatgtggactagtcgggccaaacggcctgcttccacactgctgggattctgtgaatgaattacaGGGTTTCGGTCAAAGGAGATGCAGGATagtcttggattttttttttttatccctggagcatctgaggctgagtagtgaccttacagaggtttataaaaccatgagggggcatggatagggtaaatagacaaggccttttccctggggtgggggaatccagaactagtgggcatagggttagggtgagaggggaaagatataaaagggacctaaggggcaacattttcacgcagaaggtatggaatgagctgccagaggaagttgctggagactggtacaattgcgacatttaaaagggtcacagagatgtacagtacaggaacagacccttcggtccaactggtccatgccgatcagatatcccaacccaatccagtctcatttgccagcagccggcccatatccctctaaacacttcctattcatgtacccatccagatcccttttaaatgtcgtCATTGTACAAGCCTCTGCCACACATGATTTAAAAACAGTTAGAATGGAGGAATAGAGCAATGGACTGAGAGATCTGTTCAGTTTGACGGTCTTTTCTTACACATAGCATTTACACATGAGGATGACTATAATTGAGAACAAGATTGATCTTTGAAACTGTAGCATTATCAACTGATAATCGATTCCCAACTGATCAATTCTCCGATGCATATGTGGCCACACACCAGCTGACCACTGTAAAATATTAAGGAAACTGTGCATTCAAAATAAAACCGAAATTGCTAGAAAACCTCAGCAGGCCTGCCTTGGTTAGCACTGCCCCCCCCTCACTGCGCcacggacccgggttcaattccagccttgggcgattggctgtgtggagtttgcacatcctccccgtgtctgcgtggctttcctcccacagtccaaatatgtacaggtcagggtggattgaccatgttccgttgtccacagtgttcagggatgtgtaggttaggtggattggtcaggggaatgggtctgggtgagttactcttcagaggggtcggtgtggacttgttggaccgaagggcttcTGTATTTTATAGGGatcctatatttaaaaaaaaaatcagagttaatgttacaaTCCCTACTAGTGTGGaggcaggctattcggccctttgtgtccatactgaccatccaAATAGTATTCCACCCAGCCCCAGCCATGTAgccccgcatttcccatgactcatccacctagcctacCACACTATGGATAATTTCCAATCcactctgacctgcacatctttggactgtgggagaaaaccagaggaaacccacgcagacacggggagaatgtgcaaactccacacggacagttgcccaaggctggaattgaacctgggtccctggtgccgtgagggggtggtgctaaccactgagccaccaacccATTAGAGCTCACTGACCTTCAGAACCGCATTAAAAAGCTGTCAGTATCTGACCACACTTTGAAGCAACACTATCTTCCCTCCCTGATAACCGCCTTCTACTTCCCTTCCCCATCTCCATATTAAACCCCGATATTTATAAACGTTCTGTTTCTTGTGTGTTGGGCGGAAATggttttttaaatttctgaacgATGGGGATCTGCCCCTTTATTGATGGACGGACTTTGACtttaacatctctctctctctctccccaccccgtGTGGTTGTTGTTGCTGCAGGGCTGACCCCGCTGACCTTTGACCCCGAAACGGCCAGCCCATGGCTCCGTCTGACCCCCGACCTCACCGGCGTGGAGTGGGCTGCCCAGAGGGGCCCGGTGCCCGAAGACGACCCGCGGCGATACAATCCGTGCCCGTGCGTCCTGGCATCGCGGGGCTTTGACTCGGGGTGTCACTACTGGGAGGTGAGGGTGGCAGGCCGCACCAGCTGGACACTGGGAGTGGCATCTGAGCGAGTGCCCAGGTGGGGGGACATCCTGCTGTCCCCTCCCAACGGCTACTGGGCCATGGGCCTGAGGCAGGGCGGCCGGTACACGGCCTTCTCCGTGCCGCTTCGGGAGCTGCGGCCCACCGTTGCCGGTGGCAACCGGCCACGGGTGATTGGCGTCTACCTGGACTACGGTGGTGGGCGGCTCTCCTTCTATGACGCCGACGGCCTGCGCCACCTCCACACCTTCCAGGGCTGCCCCTTTGAGGGGAGGCTCTACCCCTTCTTCAGCCTGGGCCACGACCGTGCAGGGGCCTCCCCCTCTGAGCCACTGCGGCTGCTCAACCCACTGGCTGCCCCCGCCCCCAGTGGGGGGGCAGATGGGGAAGCCTGCCCCTGCGCACAGTGCCAGTCAGGGGATAGTGCCACTATCCCTGGCACGGAGGGGGCCCACTTTCCCCAGTGCCCACCTCCCGGGCCGGGCCCTCAGGCCTGGTTGTGCCTGGCACTGCTGTTGGCACTCGGGCTGCTGGCTCCCGGGTGCCTGGCCGAgagctacctggcctgctgtgccatAATGGGGCTTGCGGCCTGGAGCTGGTGCCTGCTGGATGGCGGTGAGAGCCTGGCAGTGGAGGTTTGCCGGGCCTCCTGCGGGGTTCTGGCCTACGCCGGGCTCTGGTGCCTGGTGCTAGCCTACGCCAGGCACCTTGGGGCCTGTTGCCTAGCACTGAGCCTGGGCGGCTTAATGCTGGCCCATAGCACCCGCTCAGGCCTGGCGCTGGCTCCCGGCTCGATGGCCCTGCTGGGATTGCTTTGGCTGGCGGACTCAGAGGTGTGGTCCTGGTGGATATGCTGTGGCCTATTGGGATACGCCGGGCTGTGTCTGACCGTGGCGGGCCACAGGCCCGGGGCCGAGATCTGCTGGTGGTGCTGCGGTGTCCATGGCTACTTCGGCCTGTCTGTGTTGCTCCTGAGCGCCCGGCCGCTGACCGGATTGTGCTGGGTCCTGCTGGGCGCTGCTGGGCTCGTTCTTGGGACAACAGGCCGCTTTGGGAGCCGCTGGCTCTGGGCTGGCACGCTGAGTTACTGCAGCGCCTGGTCCCTCCTTCTGCCCCATGCTCAGCTGGCTGCGGTCACTCTGGGCATGGCTGGCTTTGTTTGGTCAAACTGGTCCTACCTCTCACGCTAGACCCTGGCCTTGCCTCCCACGCGCAGCTTGCTTGTCCTCccagtgtccgcgtgggtttcctctgggtgctccggtttcctcccgcagtccgaagataggtggattggccgtgaacAATTGCCCCATAgcgtgcagggatgtgcaggctaggtaggggggccatgggaaatgcacgatGCCAGGGATAGGGTTGGTTTGGGTGGAATGCCCttgggaggggcgggggggacgacccgatgggccaaatggcctgcttccacactgcagggattcccctcctccaccaccaccactaggAAAGCCCCAACAAGGCCAATTGAATTTTCGTCTTAACCCAATTATTGCATATCTCTAGAGGAGACGGGATGTGAACTCAGGCCTCCTAGATCTAAgacaaggacactaccactgtctATCACACACTCCTCAGTGTCTCTTTTGGATAGACTCCCCCTGCCAACCCCAAAGCATCCATGGTTTTTTATATTTACATTTTGTACAGCGAGATGGAAAAAGAAGACACCATTGTGAATACATGTACTGTCTTTTGTTCCATCAGGAAAGCAGCTATGTGGTCTACTGAACGTTAACAAGCACAACCTGTTAAAGGCAATGCGGTCTTTAAAATGTgaaggtggggcgggggggggggggggggggtttgcttCCCCCTccttccttccccctccccattcaAATCTAGATTGAAGCAATGAGAGCAGCTAACTTCTGATGATGCCCTTTCTCGTTGCCCACTCCCCCGTGGAGACCCACACTCACGTCCATCCCTGCAACGACCACCCCCAGCCACAATCCAATATTAAATGGCTGCGCTCTCACACTACTCCTCCTGTAGCTCAACAAAGAGGAGTCTGTCAAAGTCGTTTCCCCCTTCGAACGGCATACCTTGTTGAAATAAAGAAATATcacagggtcatacagcatggaaacagacccttcggcccaaccagtccatgccgactatgttgtcaaactaaactagtcccacctgcctgcgtttggcccatatccctctgaacatttcttgtccaaatgtattttttaaacgttgtaactgtacctgcatccaccacttccttagttagttcattccacacgtgaaccactgtGTGGATGAAAAACCCTCGTgtcattttaaatctctctcctctcaccttaaaaatacgccccctagttttgaagtctcctaccatggggaaaagacatctgctattccccttctccatgcccctcatgattttagaaacctctacgaggtcacccctcaacctcctcggctccagggaaaacagtcccagcctatctttataactcaaaccttgtgtacccggcaacatcctgggaaagcgtttctgaactctctcctgcTTAATACCCTTGGtgtaatttttcttttcaatatttcCAACCCATTCACAGGAATGCTAGGCCAGCACTGATTGTCCATCTGGAAATTGTGTTCAGAATCTCCACGTgactctcacccccccccccccaccagcaaTGTGCCCGACTGTTAACCTAATTCGGGACGGGCAGTTGgcgctggctaagccagcaacCCCCACGTTCTGAGAATGAATTGGAACCAAAAACATTTGTAAAagacgatttaaaaaaaaataagtgtCTGGAGTCGCGTGGGGAGCACACCAGGTGTAGTGGGGAGTTCCCTCCCCAAAGAATTAGTGGGTTTTCAGAAACCCTGGCAAGTGTTTCCATCAGCTCTtaatttgagattttttaaaCAACTGAATTCAaagctgctatggtgggatttgaacccaagtcccggAACATTCCCCGGGTCAATagttagtgataataccaccaggccatcatcTCTTAATTTGTTTGTCATCTAACTATGTGTAATGGCCAAATAATCAAAGTgcattcattaaatatatttttagttCTATCGAACTGTATTGAAACTAAATTGTAACCAATAGCAACACATCCTTTCTCTTTCTGTGAAATAGCAACTGGACTGTGCTGATGTAATTTAATGTAGGCCGTTACTGCCAAGTCAGTCAAAATAGTCTGGAACAGGTAAACCCTCAAACTATCAAGTGATGAGTGACGAGCTGAAACGTTCGGGTTTCAGCTCGTCACAAAGAGCCCATTGTGCAGGGAGGATCGCAGCGAGGTTTTGAGCCCCCCTGTGTTGTGTCTTCAATTAGTTCAACGTTTTAACTTGCGATGCCTCAGGAAGAGCAATCACTTTTTTTGTCCCCCCAATCTGCAACAATCCTATGCATCACTTTGCCTCTGCAAGCTCAGGTGTCAAGCTCTGTATTAGTTTCATCGCCGTACAGGTACTTTGCTCTTACTGATGATCAGCATGCAACCATTGAAGATACGCTGCAGTAATTTATAAGCGCATCCTCTTAACTATGTACTAATTGTTTATACGTGGATTTTATGCATAAATTTCTTTGTTAAAGTTCTGTGCCACTTTGTCCTTTTTTAGTTAATTTGCACTCAATGGTATAGAACGCTACGTAAGTAATTCCTTTATTTAAACTACTGCTAGGCACCTTCTCTGAATGAGAACACCCCATATATGATACCGAGAGATCAGCACCATACAATGGGACAATAAACATGAGGCTGATTGTCACTACCTGACAATGTGCGGTCACTTCTGTCAACTATGAAAAGTAACAATCATAATGCACCTCATTATTTCAGTAAAAAGCATTCCATTTGATTGAAGAACAAGGAAGAGCTATGATAGGTTCAACAGGTAACCATTACAAAGAGAACTGGTCAAACGCTAACTGGAAACGTCATCTG comes from the Chiloscyllium plagiosum isolate BGI_BamShark_2017 unplaced genomic scaffold, ASM401019v2 scaf_13207, whole genome shotgun sequence genome and includes:
- the LOC122547431 gene encoding uncharacterized protein LOC122547431, whose amino-acid sequence is MGQFMERKERGLVEKLEARSETMAKDMEARLGEIQEALSSVTADIVKRKEEMVEEDDVKFLQGLSSLKLRGLEDYKALEDTSEDPSLEILKGPLQYSVWQDLGKVIKPGLTPLTFDPETASPWLRLTPDLTGVEWAAQRGPVPEDDPRRYNPCPCVLASRGFDSGCHYWEVRVAGRTSWTLGVASERVPRWGDILLSPPNGYWAMGLRQGGRYTAFSVPLRELRPTVAGGNRPRVIGVYLDYGGGRLSFYDADGLRHLHTFQGCPFEGRLYPFFSLGHDRAGASPSEPLRLLNPLAAPAPSGGADGEACPCAQCQSGDSATIPGTEGAHFPQCPPPGPGPQAWLCLALLLALGLLAPGCLAESYLACCAIMGLAAWSWCLLDGGESLAVEVCRASCGVLAYAGLWCLVLAYARHLGACCLALSLGGLMLAHSTRSGLALAPGSMALLGLLWLADSEVWSWWICCGLLGYAGLCLTVAGHRPGAEICWWCCGVHGYFGLSVLLLSARPLTGLCWVLLGAAGLVLGTTGRFGSRWLWAGTLSYCSAWSLLLPHAQLAAVTLGMAGFVWSNWSYLSR